The following proteins are co-located in the Citrobacter freundii ATCC 8090 = MTCC 1658 = NBRC 12681 genome:
- a CDS encoding single-stranded DNA-binding protein: MTAQISAYGRLVADVQSRTTNNGNPMAFTRMAVTLPCQKAENGEATFWLAVTAFGRQAQALAKHQKGDLVSVAGNMQVNQWTGNDGGTQTGYQVIADSVISARTARPSGKKGQQGQAIDALRRAQEPIPTTGTGYEGWEQTQPYDNF, encoded by the coding sequence ATGACAGCACAAATTTCAGCATACGGGCGGCTGGTGGCGGATGTGCAGAGCCGCACGACCAACAACGGTAACCCGATGGCATTTACCCGGATGGCGGTTACGCTTCCGTGCCAGAAAGCAGAAAACGGTGAGGCTACCTTCTGGCTGGCGGTCACGGCGTTCGGTAGGCAAGCCCAGGCGCTGGCGAAGCATCAGAAAGGCGATTTGGTGAGCGTAGCGGGAAATATGCAGGTGAATCAGTGGACCGGCAATGACGGTGGCACTCAGACCGGATATCAGGTGATTGCTGACAGCGTGATCAGCGCCAGAACAGCTCGGCCGAGCGGGAAGAAAGGCCAGCAGGGGCAGGCAATCGATGCGCTACGCCGTGCACAGGAACCGATACCTACTACTGGTACTGGATATGAAGGATGGGAGCAGACGCAACCGTATGATAATTTTTGA
- a CDS encoding TOPRIM and DUF927 domain-containing protein, with product MRNIDMIRQVSEAARGRWPDVLSLMGIEVPTSPRAQVACPACGGKDRFRFDDDGRGAHFCNACGAGDGLELVKKVNSCDATQAAQLVADALGLDVQTLHRPTGKEVSLLAQRRAEREQRQAVERQGMAARFAASLDKLTAQVLPGEPAYLTARGLVGFVFPVLPDGSLMMSLTGNAGTTTAVQIIAPDGGKRLISGSALTGSWHAVNAVLDPQVVIIAEGLATALTAHQIRSDALTMAAINAGNLKPVALAMRSQYPEAQIIIAADNDWHAEGETDDRGKLKVNTGRISAEKAAQAVDGWVALPEGEFKADWDDLRQRNGIADTRAAFSKSLYQPQVEDVFVLPEVTAADSASQKRNTQKPYVDSRRNGLYWVEPKEKGGEITEVESLLCSALEVVGVGIDDNRTRYLVLRWRALGAKEETTQAIPLADIGEREGWRTLKAGGLYVTTKSGLRATLADWLQSQAHKGEIWRIAQATGWQCGAYLMPDGDIIGTPEIPVLFNGRSSAASGYTTSGTTEGWRDSVAHLAGGNYSMMTGVAAALAAPLIGLAGADGFGIHFYEQSSAGKTTTANVAASLYGNPDVLRLTWYGTALGLANEAAAHNDALMPLDEIGQGADPAEVYKSAYALFNGTGKLQGAKEGGNRELKRWRTVAISTGEVDLETFIAGVGRKAKAGQLVRLLNIPLCKAVRFHGYESGKHHADALKDAYQSHHGAAGRAWVQWLADHQQQAVKAVREAEARWRGIIPADYGEQVHRVGARFAILEAALMAGRVITGWDEQTCRDAIQYSFNAWIREFGTGNKEHQQIIEQTEAFLNAHGLSRFAPFPYDPSSLPIANLAGYRQKGGHEADPVVFYTFPAAFEKEIAHGFNAKMFAEVLKNAGMLTPPNTGRGYQRKSPRIDGRQINVYVIQYQPEGSQPE from the coding sequence ATGCGTAACATCGACATGATCCGCCAAGTATCCGAGGCGGCCCGTGGTCGCTGGCCGGACGTACTTTCGCTGATGGGGATCGAGGTTCCTACCTCGCCCCGCGCACAGGTCGCCTGTCCGGCATGTGGTGGCAAAGATCGCTTTCGCTTCGATGACGACGGCCGTGGTGCGCACTTCTGTAATGCCTGTGGTGCCGGAGACGGATTGGAGCTGGTGAAGAAGGTTAACAGTTGTGATGCCACTCAGGCCGCTCAGTTGGTGGCCGATGCGCTGGGGTTGGATGTACAGACCCTGCACAGACCAACCGGAAAGGAAGTATCACTGTTGGCGCAGCGCCGGGCCGAACGTGAGCAGCGGCAGGCCGTAGAACGTCAGGGTATGGCGGCGAGGTTCGCTGCTAGCCTGGACAAACTAACCGCCCAGGTGTTGCCGGGAGAGCCTGCTTACCTGACTGCGCGCGGTTTGGTTGGCTTTGTTTTCCCCGTCCTGCCTGATGGCTCCCTAATGATGTCTCTGACGGGCAACGCTGGTACCACCACTGCTGTGCAAATTATCGCACCAGACGGCGGCAAGCGCCTTATTTCAGGCTCTGCCCTTACCGGCTCCTGGCATGCCGTGAATGCGGTGTTGGATCCGCAGGTAGTGATTATTGCCGAGGGGCTGGCGACGGCTCTTACTGCCCACCAGATCCGCTCGGACGCGCTGACGATGGCTGCGATTAATGCCGGAAACCTGAAGCCAGTGGCGCTGGCGATGCGAAGCCAGTACCCGGAGGCGCAGATCATCATTGCGGCGGATAACGACTGGCATGCAGAGGGTGAGACGGATGACCGGGGCAAACTGAAGGTAAACACCGGGCGCATCAGCGCAGAGAAAGCCGCCCAGGCCGTTGACGGGTGGGTGGCGTTGCCTGAAGGCGAGTTTAAAGCCGACTGGGACGATTTGCGCCAGCGCAACGGTATTGCCGATACTCGCGCCGCGTTCAGTAAATCACTGTATCAACCACAGGTAGAGGATGTATTTGTGTTACCTGAAGTGACCGCGGCAGATAGCGCCAGCCAGAAACGCAACACACAGAAGCCCTATGTGGACAGTCGCCGCAATGGCCTTTACTGGGTTGAGCCTAAAGAAAAAGGTGGGGAGATCACCGAAGTAGAGAGCCTGCTTTGTTCCGCGCTGGAAGTGGTTGGTGTGGGCATTGATGACAACAGAACGCGATATCTGGTGCTGCGCTGGCGGGCGCTGGGTGCGAAGGAAGAAACGACGCAAGCGATCCCCCTAGCTGACATTGGCGAAAGGGAGGGGTGGCGAACACTCAAAGCTGGCGGCCTGTACGTCACCACCAAAAGCGGCTTGCGCGCGACGCTGGCTGACTGGCTTCAGAGTCAGGCCCATAAAGGGGAGATCTGGCGTATTGCTCAGGCTACAGGCTGGCAGTGTGGCGCATATTTAATGCCTGACGGCGACATTATCGGCACACCAGAGATACCGGTTCTTTTTAACGGCCGCAGTTCTGCCGCATCAGGCTACACCACCAGCGGCACAACTGAGGGCTGGCGTGACAGCGTGGCGCATCTGGCCGGAGGCAATTATTCCATGATGACGGGTGTTGCTGCGGCACTAGCGGCCCCGCTGATTGGCCTCGCCGGAGCCGACGGGTTCGGGATCCATTTCTATGAGCAGTCGAGCGCCGGTAAGACCACCACTGCTAACGTGGCGGCCAGTCTGTACGGTAATCCTGATGTGCTGCGTCTGACGTGGTACGGCACTGCGCTGGGGCTGGCGAACGAAGCTGCCGCACACAATGACGCGCTTATGCCTCTGGATGAAATAGGCCAGGGCGCGGACCCAGCGGAGGTATATAAATCTGCTTATGCGCTGTTCAACGGCACCGGGAAACTGCAGGGAGCCAAAGAGGGCGGGAACCGCGAGCTGAAACGCTGGCGCACTGTAGCCATTAGCACAGGAGAGGTGGATCTGGAGACATTCATTGCCGGTGTCGGGCGCAAGGCAAAGGCCGGGCAACTGGTGCGTCTGCTTAATATCCCACTCTGTAAAGCTGTTCGCTTCCACGGTTATGAAAGCGGCAAACACCATGCCGATGCGCTGAAAGATGCGTATCAGAGCCACCACGGTGCTGCTGGCCGTGCATGGGTTCAGTGGCTGGCTGACCATCAGCAGCAAGCTGTTAAAGCGGTGCGGGAGGCAGAGGCGCGCTGGCGTGGGATTATTCCGGCCGACTATGGGGAGCAGGTACATCGTGTAGGGGCGCGTTTCGCCATTCTTGAGGCTGCACTTATGGCCGGGCGGGTGATCACCGGCTGGGATGAGCAAACATGCCGTGATGCTATACAGTACAGCTTCAATGCCTGGATTCGGGAATTCGGTACCGGGAACAAAGAGCATCAGCAGATCATCGAGCAGACCGAAGCATTCCTCAATGCTCACGGCCTCAGCCGGTTTGCGCCATTCCCGTATGACCCGAGCAGCCTGCCAATTGCCAACCTGGCAGGGTACCGCCAGAAGGGAGGGCATGAAGCTGATCCTGTGGTGTTCTACACCTTCCCCGCAGCTTTCGAAAAAGAGATAGCGCATGGGTTCAACGCGAAGATGTTTGCTGAGGTGCTGAAAAACGCCGGGATGCTGACGCCGCCAAATACCGGTCGGGGGTACCAGCGTAAGTCTCCGCGAATTGATGGCCGACAGATCAATGTTTACGTGATCCAGTATCAGCCGGAGGGGAGCCAGCCAGAGTAA
- a CDS encoding host cell division inhibitor Icd-like protein, which yields MRKNAINHILHPMPKNGLPFVPYLVYVYRTPAKSGVRIGVLVMLSATYDAPSVFFYVVNSVHHFFSVAGIIRAAPKIMVGWVGASSEAPVSDNAGYANPAQFTTSEIGVSGGGYKHQLSEVATMANTPTQNSQFIWIIAAVRRDCLTIKPILHHVAAETERDARRTLAREHVTFFVGRVRLSEVVYAN from the coding sequence ATGCGTAAAAATGCCATAAATCACATTTTGCACCCTATGCCGAAAAATGGCTTGCCGTTTGTCCCTTACCTCGTCTATGTTTATAGGACACCAGCAAAATCTGGTGTCAGGATTGGCGTCCTAGTAATGTTATCGGCGACATATGACGCGCCTAGCGTCTTTTTTTATGTTGTTAATTCAGTGCATCATTTTTTTAGCGTTGCGGGTATAATCCGTGCCGCTCCCAAAATTATGGTGGGCTGGGTGGGGGCTTCTTCAGAAGCGCCGGTTTCCGATAACGCCGGTTACGCCAACCCTGCTCAGTTCACCACCAGCGAAATTGGCGTTTCCGGTGGTGGTTATAAACATCAGTTATCGGAGGTTGCCACCATGGCTAATACCCCTACCCAAAATTCGCAATTCATTTGGATTATCGCCGCTGTTCGCCGAGATTGTCTGACAATCAAGCCTATTCTTCACCATGTTGCTGCTGAGACTGAGCGTGACGCTCGTCGCACCCTAGCACGAGAACACGTCACCTTTTTTGTTGGCCGCGTTCGTTTATCGGAGGTGGTCTATGCAAACTGA
- a CDS encoding helix-turn-helix transcriptional regulator, protein MSLKFIRLSEVQRRTGYSKAWLYRLMSQKKFPASVKIGSRSIAFIESEIDEWINQRIAESRGEVA, encoded by the coding sequence ATGTCTCTAAAGTTTATCCGTCTTTCCGAAGTACAACGGCGCACAGGCTATAGCAAAGCATGGCTTTACCGTCTCATGAGTCAAAAAAAGTTTCCAGCCTCCGTGAAAATCGGCTCCCGATCTATCGCATTCATCGAGAGTGAAATTGATGAATGGATTAATCAGCGCATCGCTGAATCGCGTGGTGAGGTGGCGTAA
- a CDS encoding tyrosine-type recombinase/integrase, with protein MPLTDLEIRRSKPREKSYTLNDGNGLSLLIEPNGSRGWRFRYRFDGKAKMISLGTYPDVTLNDARLKRDDARKQVAGGINPSDVRKEDKLAKQGRNENTFEAIAREWYAKRIDRWSESYGEEMMKTFEADVFPLIGRRPIADIKPMELMAVLSKLDERGATEKLRKVRQRCGEVWRYAIVTGRADYNPAPDLASAFAPHKKEHYAFLTTDELPEFFRTLNTYSGSSVVKLAMRLQVLTGLRPGELRQGEWTEIDFDKRLWEVPPARMKKRRPHCVPLSDQAIAILEQLHLITGNYRFIFPGRIQHSKPMSEMAMNVLIRRIGYAGRVTGHGFRHTMSTILHEQGYNTAWIETQLAHVDKNSIRGTYNHAQYLDGRREMLQWYADYMEALENGENVVHGSFGKSALLYE; from the coding sequence ATGCCCCTCACAGACCTTGAAATCAGGCGTTCTAAGCCGCGTGAGAAGTCCTATACACTCAATGATGGCAATGGCCTCTCTCTGTTAATCGAGCCGAACGGATCGAGAGGGTGGCGTTTCCGTTACCGCTTCGATGGTAAGGCCAAAATGATTTCGCTGGGCACTTATCCCGATGTAACCCTGAATGATGCCAGGCTCAAACGCGATGATGCCCGCAAGCAGGTTGCTGGTGGCATTAATCCCAGCGATGTCCGCAAAGAAGATAAGCTGGCGAAGCAGGGCCGCAACGAAAACACCTTCGAGGCGATCGCCCGTGAGTGGTACGCCAAGCGCATTGACCGCTGGTCTGAGTCCTACGGCGAAGAGATGATGAAAACCTTTGAGGCTGACGTTTTCCCACTTATCGGCCGACGACCGATCGCCGATATCAAACCTATGGAGCTCATGGCCGTTCTCTCGAAGTTGGATGAGCGGGGCGCAACAGAGAAACTCAGGAAGGTGAGACAACGTTGCGGCGAGGTGTGGCGGTACGCCATTGTTACTGGCCGGGCTGATTATAACCCGGCGCCGGATCTGGCCAGTGCCTTTGCTCCTCATAAGAAAGAGCATTACGCTTTTCTCACCACTGACGAACTCCCCGAGTTCTTCCGCACGCTGAACACGTATAGCGGCAGTTCTGTTGTGAAGCTGGCGATGCGCCTGCAGGTTCTTACCGGGTTACGCCCGGGCGAACTACGCCAGGGCGAGTGGACTGAAATAGATTTCGATAAACGTCTGTGGGAGGTGCCACCAGCACGCATGAAAAAGCGGCGCCCTCACTGTGTGCCATTATCCGACCAGGCGATCGCCATCCTGGAACAACTGCACCTAATCACCGGCAATTATCGGTTTATTTTCCCCGGCAGGATTCAGCACAGCAAACCAATGAGCGAGATGGCAATGAACGTCCTGATCCGTCGCATTGGATACGCCGGAAGGGTGACCGGTCATGGCTTCCGCCACACCATGAGCACGATTCTCCACGAGCAGGGCTATAACACCGCATGGATTGAAACGCAGCTTGCCCACGTTGATAAAAACTCAATTCGTGGGACGTACAACCATGCCCAGTATCTGGACGGCCGCCGGGAAATGCTTCAGTGGTATGCCGACTATATGGAGGCACTGGAGAATGGTGAAAATGTGGTGCACGGCTCGTTTGGGAAAAGTGCCTTACTGTATGAATAG
- the actS gene encoding amidase activator ActS — protein MSAGRLKKNGLGIVMLLCVGLLLAGCSGSKSSDTGSYSGSVYTVKRGDTLYRISRATGTSVKEIARLNNISPPYTIEVGQKLKVSGGAKTSSGSGKTTKKSSTKTAAVRPSSSVPQSSWPPVGQRCWQWPASGKVILPYSTADGGNKGIDISAARGTPIYAAGAGKVVYVGNQLRGYGNLIMIKHSEDYITAYAHNDTMLVNNGQNVKAGQKIATMGSSDATTVRLHFQIRYRATAIDPLRYLPPQGSKPKC, from the coding sequence TTGAGTGCAGGACGCCTGAAGAAAAATGGCCTGGGTATCGTGATGCTGCTGTGTGTCGGTCTGCTGTTAGCGGGCTGTTCCGGGAGCAAGTCGTCTGATACAGGAAGTTATTCCGGCTCCGTGTATACCGTGAAGCGGGGAGATACGCTATACCGTATTTCGCGCGCCACCGGTACCAGCGTGAAAGAGATCGCTCGCCTGAATAATATTTCACCGCCCTATACCATTGAAGTGGGGCAAAAGCTGAAGGTCAGCGGCGGCGCGAAAACCAGTTCTGGATCTGGCAAAACAACCAAGAAATCCTCAACCAAAACGGCGGCAGTCAGACCATCTTCTTCTGTGCCGCAGTCGTCCTGGCCACCAGTAGGGCAACGTTGCTGGCAGTGGCCTGCCAGCGGTAAGGTGATCCTGCCTTATTCTACGGCGGACGGCGGCAATAAGGGCATCGATATCTCGGCTGCGCGCGGTACGCCGATTTATGCGGCCGGAGCAGGGAAGGTGGTTTATGTCGGTAATCAGCTGCGGGGCTACGGTAATCTCATCATGATTAAGCACAGTGAGGACTACATCACTGCGTATGCGCATAATGACACCATGCTGGTGAACAACGGTCAAAACGTGAAGGCCGGGCAGAAGATAGCGACGATGGGCAGCTCGGATGCGACGACGGTGCGCCTGCATTTCCAAATCCGCTACCGGGCAACGGCTATCGATCCACTGCGTTATTTACCGCCGCAGGGGAGTAAGCCAAAATGCTGA
- the idi gene encoding isopentenyl-diphosphate Delta-isomerase — MRQEHVILLNEQEQPCGTLEKYAAHTATTPLHSAFSCWIFNEQGQLLVTRRSLHKKAWPGVWTNSVCGHPQLGETNEVAIVRRARFELGADIDLLTPVYADFRYRATDPSGIVENEVCPVYAAHIVSELQLNPDEVMDCQWSNLENVLSGIDATPWAFSPWMVMQVANKEARALLQNYCQQIIA; from the coding sequence ATGCGACAGGAACATGTCATTTTATTGAATGAGCAGGAGCAACCCTGCGGAACGCTGGAAAAGTATGCGGCGCATACCGCCACAACCCCCCTGCACTCCGCTTTCTCGTGCTGGATATTTAACGAGCAGGGCCAACTGCTGGTCACCCGCCGTTCGCTGCACAAAAAAGCCTGGCCAGGTGTCTGGACCAACTCTGTCTGCGGTCACCCGCAGTTGGGTGAAACCAACGAAGTCGCTATTGTCCGCCGGGCTCGCTTCGAACTGGGTGCAGACATCGACTTGCTCACCCCCGTATACGCTGATTTTCGTTATCGCGCCACAGACCCGAGTGGGATAGTTGAAAACGAAGTATGTCCGGTTTATGCCGCACATATCGTCAGTGAGCTACAGCTAAACCCAGATGAAGTGATGGATTGCCAGTGGAGCAATCTTGAGAATGTCTTAAGCGGGATTGACGCGACGCCGTGGGCTTTCAGTCCGTGGATGGTAATGCAGGTTGCAAACAAAGAAGCGCGTGCGCTGTTGCAGAATTACTGCCAACAAATTATTGCCTGA
- the lysS gene encoding lysine--tRNA ligase: MSEQHVQGADAVADLNNELKTRREKLASLREQGIPFPNDFRRDHTSDQLHADFDAKENEELEALNIEVSVAGRMMTRRIMGKASFVTLQDVGGRIQLYVARDDLPEGVYNEQFKKWDLGDILGAKGKLFKTKTGELSIHCTELRLLTKALRPLPDKFHGLQDQEARYRQRYLDLISNDESRNTFKVRSQIMAGIRQFMVARGFMEVETPMMQVIPGGAAARPFITHHNALDLDMYLRIAPELYLKRLVVGGFERVFEINRNFRNEGISVRHNPEFTMMELYMAYADYKDLIELTESLFRTLAQNVLGTTEVPYGEEVFDFGKPFEKLTMREAIQKYRPETNMADLDNFDSAKAIAESIGIKVEKSWGLGRIVTEIFEEVAEAHLIQPTFITEYPAEVSPLARRNDENPEITDRFEFFIGGREIGNGFSELNDAEDQAQRFQDQVNAKDAGDDEAMFYDEDYVTALEHGLPPTAGLGIGIDRMVMLFTNSHTIRDVILFPAMRPVK, translated from the coding sequence ATGTCTGAACAACACGTACAGGGCGCTGACGCGGTAGCCGACCTTAACAATGAACTGAAAACGCGCCGTGAGAAGCTGGCGAGCCTGCGTGAGCAGGGGATCCCGTTCCCGAACGATTTCCGTCGCGATCATACCTCAGACCAACTGCATGCTGACTTCGACGCGAAAGAAAACGAAGAGCTGGAAGCGCTGAACATTGAGGTATCCGTTGCTGGCCGTATGATGACCCGTCGTATTATGGGTAAAGCATCATTCGTTACGCTGCAGGACGTTGGCGGCCGTATTCAGCTGTACGTTGCTCGCGATGACCTGCCGGAAGGCGTCTACAACGAGCAGTTCAAAAAATGGGATCTGGGCGATATCCTCGGCGCGAAAGGTAAGTTGTTCAAGACCAAGACCGGTGAGCTGTCTATCCACTGCACCGAACTGCGTCTGCTGACCAAAGCGCTGCGCCCGCTGCCGGACAAATTCCACGGTCTGCAGGATCAGGAAGCGCGCTATCGTCAACGTTACCTGGATCTCATCTCTAACGATGAATCCCGCAATACCTTTAAAGTGCGTTCACAGATTATGGCTGGCATTCGTCAGTTCATGGTTGCTCGCGGCTTTATGGAAGTAGAAACCCCGATGATGCAGGTGATCCCAGGCGGTGCGGCTGCGCGTCCGTTTATCACTCATCATAACGCGCTGGATCTGGACATGTACCTGCGTATCGCGCCGGAACTTTACCTCAAGCGTCTGGTGGTTGGCGGCTTCGAACGCGTATTCGAAATTAACCGTAACTTCCGTAACGAAGGCATCTCTGTTCGCCATAACCCAGAGTTCACCATGATGGAACTCTACATGGCTTATGCGGACTACAAAGATCTCATCGAACTGACTGAATCTCTGTTCCGTACGTTGGCGCAGAACGTTCTGGGAACGACTGAAGTGCCTTACGGTGAAGAAGTCTTCGACTTTGGTAAGCCGTTTGAAAAACTGACCATGCGCGAAGCGATTCAGAAATACCGTCCGGAAACCAACATGGCCGATCTGGATAACTTCGATTCTGCAAAAGCGATTGCTGAATCTATCGGCATCAAAGTTGAGAAGAGCTGGGGTCTGGGCCGTATCGTGACCGAGATCTTTGAAGAAGTTGCAGAAGCGCACCTGATTCAACCAACCTTCATTACCGAGTACCCGGCAGAAGTTTCTCCGCTGGCGCGTCGTAATGACGAAAACCCGGAAATCACCGATCGCTTCGAATTCTTCATCGGCGGACGTGAGATCGGTAACGGCTTCAGCGAGCTGAACGATGCCGAGGATCAGGCGCAGCGTTTCCAGGATCAGGTTAACGCCAAAGATGCGGGTGATGACGAAGCGATGTTCTACGACGAAGACTACGTTACCGCTCTGGAACACGGTCTGCCGCCGACTGCGGGTCTGGGCATTGGTATCGACCGTATGGTTATGCTGTTCACCAACAGCCACACCATCCGTGACGTGATCCTGTTCCCGGCGATGCGCCCGGTTAAGTAA
- the prfB gene encoding peptide chain release factor 2 (programmed frameshift), with amino-acid sequence MFEINPVNNRIQDLTERSDVLRGYLDYDAKKERLEEVNAELEQPDVWNEPERAQALGKERSSLEAIVDTLDQMSQGLEDVSGLLELAVEADDEETFNEAVAELDTLEDKLAQLEFRRMFSGEYDSADCYLDIQAGSGGTEAQDWASMLMRMYLRWAEARGFKTEIIEESEGEVAGIKSVTIRIAGEYAYGWLRTETGVHRLVRKSPFDSGGRRHTSFSSAFVYPEVDDDIDIDINPADLRIDVYRASGAGGQHVNRTESAVRITHIPTGIVTQCQNDRSQHKNKDQAMKQMKAKLYELEMQKKNAEKQAMEDTKSDIGWGSQIRSYVLDDSRIKDLRTGVETRNTQAVLDGSLDQFIEASLKAGL; translated from the exons ATGTTTGAAATTAATCCGGTAAATAACCGCATTCAGGACCTCACGGAGCGCTCTGACGTTCTTAGGGGGTATCTT GACTATGATGCCAAGAAAGAGCGTCTGGAAGAAGTAAACGCCGAGCTGGAACAGCCGGACGTGTGGAACGAACCCGAACGCGCTCAGGCGCTGGGCAAAGAGCGTTCCTCCCTTGAGGCCATCGTTGATACGCTCGATCAGATGAGCCAGGGCCTGGAAGATGTCTCCGGCCTGCTGGAACTGGCTGTAGAGGCCGACGACGAAGAAACCTTTAACGAAGCCGTAGCAGAACTCGATACGCTGGAAGATAAGCTGGCCCAGCTGGAATTTCGTCGTATGTTCTCCGGTGAATATGACAGCGCGGATTGCTATCTCGATATTCAGGCAGGTTCTGGCGGTACGGAAGCGCAGGACTGGGCAAGCATGCTGATGCGCATGTATCTGCGTTGGGCTGAAGCGCGCGGCTTTAAGACTGAAATCATTGAAGAGTCTGAAGGTGAAGTCGCGGGTATTAAATCCGTGACCATCAGAATTGCTGGTGAATATGCTTACGGTTGGCTGCGTACTGAAACCGGCGTACACCGCCTGGTACGTAAGAGTCCGTTCGACTCCGGCGGACGTCGCCATACGTCGTTCAGTTCGGCGTTTGTTTATCCGGAAGTTGACGATGATATTGATATCGATATCAACCCGGCGGACCTGCGTATTGACGTTTACCGTGCCTCCGGTGCAGGCGGTCAGCACGTTAACCGTACGGAATCTGCGGTGCGTATTACCCACATCCCGACCGGGATTGTGACGCAGTGTCAGAACGACCGTTCCCAGCACAAGAACAAAGACCAGGCCATGAAGCAGATGAAAGCGAAGCTTTATGAACTGGAAATGCAGAAGAAGAATGCCGAGAAACAGGCGATGGAAGACACCAAGTCAGATATCGGCTGGGGTAGCCAGATTCGTTCTTATGTCCTTGATGACTCCCGCATCAAAGATCTGCGTACCGGGGTTGAAACCCGTAACACGCAGGCGGTGCTGGATGGCAGCCTGGATCAATTTATCGAAGCAAGTTTGAAAGCAGGGTTATGA